One genomic region from Carettochelys insculpta isolate YL-2023 chromosome 4, ASM3395843v1, whole genome shotgun sequence encodes:
- the SLC34A2 gene encoding sodium-dependent phosphate transport protein 2B, producing MAPWPELENAQHNNYTDNSSKQNKAMSEKDGENPKDSVGSLRSKGGLQAAYSDIALIDEPGQEDDPWSMPVLQDTGVKWGDLDNKGKILCILTGIAKFIALLGLLYFFVCSLDILSSAFQLVGGKAAGDIFRDGSVLSNPIAGLVIGVLVTVMVQSSSTSSSIIVSMVSSTLLSVKAAIPIIMGANIGTSVTNTIVALMQAGDRNEFRRAFAGATVHDFFNWLSVFVLLPLEVVSGYLYRLTNVIVESFHLESGEDAPELLKVITDPFTKLIIQLDKSVINAIATNEEGARNKSLIKVWCKTKNNVTQQNVTVPGPANCTSPDFCWMGGNLTWTINNVSTTENIKKCQHLFVGTNLADLAVGLILLAASLIVLCTCLVLIVKLLNSVLKGQVASVIKKTLNTDFPYPFSWVTGYLAMLVGAGMTFIVQSSSVFTSAITPLVGIGVISIERAYPLTLGSNIGTTTTAILAALASPGSTLQYSLQIALCHFFFNISGIILWYPIPFTRVPIRLAKSLGNITAKYRWFAILYLIICFFLIPLAVFGLSVAGWQVLLGVCGPILLALIVVIVINVLQSKRPHILPAKLQNWDFLPLWMHSLRPWDNMITSALSFCGRHCFCDKCCKCCKVNTEDELAKGKREKPMEVYENKVELADEENGVTKSQPAAGSEKTFSDNTAF from the exons ATGGCTCCTTGGCCTGAGTTGGAAAACGCTCAACACAATAACTATACTGACAACTCCTCCAAGCAAAATAAGGCCATGTCTGAAAAGGATGGAGAAAATCCCAAAG ACAGTGTGGGCTCACTTCGAAGTAAAGGTGGACTTCAGGCTGCATATTCTGACATTGCCTTGATAGATGAACCAGGGCAAGAAGACGACCCTTGGAGTATGCCAGTGCTTCAGGACACTGGGGTCAAGTGGGGAG ACCTGGATAACAAAGGAAAAATACTCTGTATACTAACAGGAATAGCAAAGTTTATTGCCTTGCTTGGACTACTCTACTTTTTTGTGTGCTCCTTGGATATATTGAGCTCTGCCTTTCAGTTGGTGGGAG GTAAAGCAGCAGGGGACATTTTTCGAGATGGTTCTGTCCTGTCAAACCCCATTGCTGGTTTGGTGATTGGAGTTCTGGTGACAGTCATGGTACAGAGCTCTAGCACTTCCTCATCCATTATAGTCAGCATGGTGTCTTCCACAT TGTTGAGTGTAAAGGCTGCTATTCCTATCATAATGGGGGCAAACATTGGTACCTCAGTCACAAACACAATTGTGGCACTCATGCAAGCTGGAGACAGGAATGAATTTAGAAG GGCCTTTGCTGGAGCTACAGTTCATGATTTCTTtaactggctctcagtgtttgtaCTGCTGCCCCTTGAAGTCGTGTCTGGTTATCTTTATCGTCTTACTAATGTTATAGTTGAATCCTTTCATCTCGAGAGTGGTGAAGATGCCCCTGAGCTGTTAAAAGTAATCACAGATCCTTTTACAAAGCTTATCATCCAG ctggaTAAATCCGTAATAAATGCAATTGCTACAAATGAGGAAGGAGCAAGAAACAAATCCCTGATAAAAGTTTGGTGCAAAACTAAAAATAATGTG ACACAGCAGAATGTCACTGTTCCAGGCCCAGCAAACTGCACATCTCCTGATTTTTGCTGGATGGGAGGAAACTTGACATGGACCATAAACAATGTGTCTACcacagaaaatattaaaaaat gcCAGCATCTTTTCGTGGGAACAAATCTTGCTGATCTTGCTGTCGGTCTCATCCTGCTTGCAGCCTCTTTGATAGTTTTGTGCACCTGTCTTGTGCTGATAGTTAAGTTACTGAATTCTGTGCTTAAAGGACAAGTGGCCTCTGTTATTAAGAAGACGCTCAATACTG ATTTCCCATATCCTTTTTCTTGGGTAACCGGCTACCTGGCTATGCTTGTTGGAGCTGGTATGACCTTTATTGTTCAAAGCAGTTCTGTTTTCACATCTGCTATTACACCACTTGTTG GTATTGGTGTTATAAGCATCGAACGTGCTTACCCTCTTACGTTAGGGTCTAACATTGGTACGACCACAACTGCTATCCTCGCTGCGTTAGCAAGTCCAGGCAGTACACTACAATATTCGTTACAG ATTGCTTTGTGTCacttttttttcaatatttctgGGATCATTCTGTGGTACCCAATACCTTTCACGCGGGTACCTATCCGCCTCGCAAAGAGCTTGGGGAACATAACAGCCAAGTACAGATGGTTTGCCATTTTGTATCTCATCATTTGCTTCTTTCTGATCCCATTGGCTGTGTTTGGTTTGTCAGTTGCTGGCTGGCAAGTCCTCCTGGGTGTTTGTGGTCCCATCCTACTCGCGCTGATTGTGGTGATTGTAATTAATGTTCTGCAGTCCAAACGACCTCATATACTGCCTGCAAAGCTCCAAAACTGGGATTTCCTTCCCCTGTGGATGCACTCCCTGAGGCCATGGGATAATATGATAACTTCTGCACTCTCTTTCTGTGGGAGACACTGCTTCTGTGACAAGTGCTGCAAATGCTGCAAAGTTAATACTGAAGACGAGTTGGCCAAGGGTAAGCGGGAAAAGCCCATGGAAGTTTATGAGAACAAAGTTGAATTGGCTGATGAAGAAAATGGTGTTACAAAGTCACAACCAGCAGCTGGCTCTGAGAAAACTTTCTCAGACAACACAGCCTTCTAG